The DNA window CTACAAGCTTCTCATTGGTTAGCTGTACATCTACCATTAAATTTCCATATACTTTTCCAATACCAACCATTGAGGCTGTTGAAAGCATATTGCAAATTAACTTTTGAGAGGTCCCTGCCTTTAAACGTGTTGACCCTGTTAATACTTCCGGGCCGTTTACGACTTCAATTGCAATCTTGGCAACTTTACCAATCGCTGAATCTTTGTTGCAACTCACGGCTACAGTAGGTGTTCCAATAGAATTGGCATATTCCAATCCTCCAATGACATAAGGCGTACGGCCGCTAGCGGCAATTCCTACGACAATATCTTTGGCAGTAAGTTTTATATCTTGTAAATCTTGCACCCCCAATTGTTCATTGTCCTCTGCACCTTCGACCGCTTTAATAAACGCTCGTTCTCCACCAGCTATTAACCCAACTACTTCTTCAGGTGCTGTCCCGAATGTTGGTGGACATTCAACAGCATCTAGCAAGCCGATACGTCCACTGGTTCCAGCTCCCATGTAAATTAAGCGTCCTCCTTGTTT is part of the Paenibacillus segetis genome and encodes:
- the murQ gene encoding N-acetylmuramic acid 6-phosphate etherase; translated protein: MLEHLTTETRNKKTMNLDELTPLEFLEVMNEEDQKVAHAVKQEIPQIAKAVEVITAAIKQGGRLIYMGAGTSGRIGLLDAVECPPTFGTAPEEVVGLIAGGERAFIKAVEGAEDNEQLGVQDLQDIKLTAKDIVVGIAASGRTPYVIGGLEYANSIGTPTVAVSCNKDSAIGKVAKIAIEVVNGPEVLTGSTRLKAGTSQKLICNMLSTASMVGIGKVYGNLMVDVQLTNEKLVERAKRIVMDATDCDAETAEDYLKQADHKPKIAIVMILAGLSKEEAVQRLEASQGFVRQAIK